The DNA segment AGAGATTCTGTTAAATAAGATCTAAACCAGAGGAAACAGGACACACAGCTTTTTTATAAAACTATTTTTGCAGGAAATTTTACTTTAACAATTAATAAGttatcaaatatcaaaataatagcagtgtaactgcagtatttttctgctgatcaactaatcaatcTATCGACTAATCATTGCGGCTCCAATCGTAACTCTTTCTTCCAGGTCTGTGTGATTTGTGTCCCAGTCTGGAGAAACAGCTGCTGGTCTTTCCAGGTCATAAATGTGGCAGCCTGCAGCTGGTTGtaagttacacacacacacacacacacagaacacacagttaacTTCTAAAGAAAATGGACCAGGGTGTTTTGATTCTAATTAATCTCCTTTTCTTCAGGACTTGTCCAACACCAAGCCTGGGACATCATCTGCCCCTTTCACCATCAACGCCCATCAGAGTGAGATCGCCTGCGTGGCTCTGAACCAGCCCGGCAGCGTGGCAGCGTCGGCCTCTCGTAAAGGAACGCTGATCCGCCTGTTTGACACGACGACCAGAGACAAACTGGTGGAGCTGCGCAGAGGAACCGACCCGGCCACCCTCTACTGGTACGCACAGAAGTACTGATGGATTCTGTGTTTGAGGCGTCAGATGATCGATCAGCGTCTGAAACCTCCTCTCAGGCTTTGTCTGACAATTCTTCTAACTTTGAAAAACCAACAGTTCAGCAGATAGTGAATCAGATCACGAGGTTTCCAAAGGTTTCCAAACACTCTCTCGTCTGTTTCATTTATTCTCTCCAGCATCAACTTCAGCCACgactcctccttcctctgtgcCTCCAGTGACAAAGGCACAGTTCACATCTTTGCACTGAAAGACACCAAACTCAACCGTCGCTCTGCGTAAGAACAACCTGTCCACATCTCTTCTCTTTTACTCCCAAGCTGTAATTACTTTGCTCAGTGTCTCTTtattcctcttcctcccacagaCTGGCTCGTGTTGGGAAGGTCGGTCCTGTGATTGGTCAGTACGTCGACAGTCAGTGGTCATTGGCCAGTTTCACCGTGCCCGCTGAGTGTGCCTGTATCTGTGCTTTTGGGAAGAACACGTCCAAGAACGTCAACTCTGTCATTGGTGAGGAAGTGAGGTGTCCCACAAAGACAAAAGCTCCAGATTGTGTCCTTCACATTGTCGTGTCACCATTTGACTCAGTGTTGCTTGAAAGCAAAAAGATGTTATTgaatttttctttgttttcccctCTTGCAGCCATATGTGTGGACGGGACCTTCCACAAGTACGTCTTCACCCCTGATGGAAACTGCAACCGAGAGGCCTTCGATGTGTATCTGGATatatgtgatgatgatgacttctgaggccagagagagaaaaaccagtTTAAAAACATTAGTGGAAGATGTGAGGAGGGCAGTGACGGATGAAAACGACAGGAGTTAATGATCATTGTTCTGTTCTGGAGACAGATGGGAAAATGGCCTGAGACAGAGAATCAGAGTCGTGTGGACAAACACAGACTTGATGCTGAGGCAGGTTTTATAAAGTCCTCTGTGTCTGTAAGCAGTTGTATCTACAGTATGTAGCAGTGTGaatataaatacagttttttatTAGCCTGTAACCTCGTTGCATCATGAGTCTGACTGGTTGATGAGTAAAAGACcctgaaatgacaaatacacttaaaggtgctatatgtaagaaTTTGCTATCACTACATCATTAGCATCATTAGCactaacagctgtttactgaccaGGCTAGAAGAAACTCAGCATCAaccttcattcctttactcaccaacaGCTCATCACCAAcaagtggtggaaagcaacgtCAATGTTAACTCCTTCTGCTTCtattcacttcttttctttgttattgaACGTGATGTCGGGAGCCGGGAGCAGGCGGCGGTGTTTAATAATGGTCGCCGCCAAGaacttcagccattgttgtgtttacaggagGTTAGAATGCGTCCTCTGGGCAGTGTTACGTCTTCATCCTctgttggactgagagcagactggaggctacagtgactcactgtcacCTCTTGAGGTACAGAGGTGTATTACAAGATGGGACAGGCcagagctagctggttagcatgctaacttcagtagatatCTCTGCAACACAATATACAGAACatcaaaactgttatttcttcaAATTCCATTGACAATTGTTATTTTATAGAAATACAATACTTCCATATATCACCTTTAAACCTTGTCATTTGTAAGTAAGTATtaaatagcacctttaaagagcAAATatcacaaagtgcttcacaataAAGACAAAAGAGCAAATAGAGGAGCAACAACCATGAAATGCAGACGTAAATCTACAGgctaaaatgtgtaaaatagtATGTAAGTCTAAATGAGTGGGTCttaagctgctgtttgtttttttgttgcatcTGTGAGAAATCACTAATCAAACTGAATAAAATTCATTTTTGCTAAGAAATCACCAAATTCATCtctggtttttgtttgaacATGTTTAAACTGCAGGTTGTTATTCTCCAGCTGATCTCTGTTTGTACTCTGCAGATGTTCCTCCAGATGTGGCATTCTTTATTAGATGTTGCTGAATCCCATTAAACCACCCTGAACCTGTGGTACTCTCGTTGTGCGGCAGATCCCACTCTGACATTTTAAACGCTATCCCCCGTCCCTGCCCTCACTTTTATTCTGCTGTATCCGAGGTTTGGTTTCAGCGTCTGTTGTCACAGTGGCGGTTTACATTAGGCTTTTACAGCCACTTGTCATTTGTGCAAGTGGGATGATGTTTAAATGTCAGCAATGATGAGTCACttgtttgaaaacaaaaccaaaaaaaatgcacttttaATATGTTGTGTGGCCTCCGCCGtcacagttaaaataaatatctgttttaATGGGTTGGTCTCAAGTGTCTGTTGACGTCAGGACAGCAGATATCATACATTCtgaatattgtacttttttctcatcttctttGCTTGTTAAAGACGCAGTCTCTGAACTTTCTGATCGCACCTCACATGAGCGTGAACTGAACTGAGTGTTGAGGATGTCACCTTGgtctttctgacattttagagatAAAGATTAAGGGATCAATCAAGGAAATAATCtgcagatgaatcaataatgaaaatattttagaGTAAAATAAATCCACTGCAGAAGCTACAGTTCTATGGTCAGACATCCTGCAGAGGGCAACATAATGAACATTAATGCGCTCCCACATACAAAATGAGGGTGAAGCTCATGCAACCTTCTGTCTGTTCATGAGAGTCATTTCTCTGTAATTAAAGATATCCTTTCTGCTTTTCCAGGCCATTCAACAGCTGcacaacataacaacataatgCAGAGCCTCTGTTATAACTGTTGTTCTGAGTCACAATGCTCATCTctaccaaaacacaaaaagaaaaaaaaaagtagaaattacAAATTGaaagattttttaaagtcaATCTGGGACGTAACAGAATTTCTTTTTGTCACTACGTGGTTAGATGCAGtatcaaaatgtaaacatcatGACTTGAAAAGAGGTTTAATTCTTCAAAGCACCATGGTCTGACATTTGTGTTGTGATGTCTGCAGGCATTTCAGAGTAActtcatgcttttattgtggAAAAGAAATGAGTGAAGTCAACACCTGCAGGAGAGAAAGTCACCTGATAATCTCCAGTCGAGGCTTCACTGTGAAACTTCATTTCCTTTTCACAATCATGTCGTCCAGTTATTAttctgtcagtcagacagtgtTTACCTCACTCTGTTTATGAAAAGCACTGATAAattaatgttttgcttttgattCAACATGAAACCACGTAGTTAAAATAAAGATGTGGccattttaataaatgaatatgatgttttttcctctaaacCAGGCATCCAGACTGACAGAGGATGAATTGTTGATGgtgcagcgccctctgctggtttGTCATCTTAACATATCAGTTGTGCAGGTTTCTGACTGTAATAATCTGGTTAATTCATTATGTTAATAGAGGAAACAACAGACAGTCAAGTAAATGAGTTGTGCGTGTTTCTGAGTATTGTTCTGGAACATCactgtgattacttttttaattaCTTCTGATGAAAATTGCTGCGTCACTGTACAACACACATTGAAATTATCGAAACCACCAAACGCCTTATTGTACagtttagggctgcaactaattgTTATtctcattattgattaatcagtaatattttcctttcattttcagtttttgcttgaaaaactgTGATCATCAAAACAGTGGCTGATTAATCTCCTGTCCATCAACTCATTGATTAATAGACTGCCTGTTTAAGCTCCAGTACAGTTGATATCTTTACAATCTGTCAATCTGTCTGACACAAATTCATATTCAAAGATAAGTATTTTTATATGTCGTAAAACCCACCTGAAGTGGATCTCACCACCTGCTTCTTAGCtccaagaagaagaaagaaaacaatcagaTTTTACAAGAACAAACATTTCAAGCTGCCAGTTGCTCAAAGTTCCTTTATAAAGTCCCAGTTTCAACCTGTTCAGGTGTCGCACCTGAGTTGTGTCCATGGATCGAAAAGTCCAGTGGAGGAAGATGGGATCAAAGAGTCAGAGTCCTGAATCATCTGTGGTGCTTCACTGGGAAACAGGGGGTCCAAACATCTCCATGGTCTCCAGAACCAGAGACAGATGATCCAGAAACGAGTTCACAGACACTCGGAGGATTCGAGCTTCGTCTGCGCTCCACCTCCTGAAACACAGGgtcacagaggttaaataaaCAGGCAGAGACATCAACGCTTTGAGAGACACAGGTGAGAAGCAGGTGGAGTGATTCTTACACAGACAGCGTGCTGCCGGACACTGTGAGCTGTTTGCTGATGCCGCCTTTCCTCGGTTCTCGGTCTGGGGACAGAGAGCGCAGAGCGATGACGGCCTCACGAGATGATGGGAACGGGACGtccagagagctgcaggacagTCAAGGAAAATTAAACCCTCAACTATTCTCTTATTAATCTTT comes from the Lates calcarifer isolate ASB-BC8 linkage group LG9, TLL_Latcal_v3, whole genome shotgun sequence genome and includes:
- the wdr45 gene encoding WD repeat domain phosphoinositide-interacting protein 4, with the translated sequence MAQQRGVNSLQFNQDQSCFCCAMETGVRIYNVEPLMEKGHLDHEQVGSVALCSMLHRSNLLAVVGGGVNPKFSEISVLIWDDARESRDPKDKLVLEFTFTKPVLAVRMRHDKIIIVLKNRIYVYSFPDNPVKLFEFDTRDNPKGLCDLCPSLEKQLLVFPGHKCGSLQLVDLSNTKPGTSSAPFTINAHQSEIACVALNQPGSVAASASRKGTLIRLFDTTTRDKLVELRRGTDPATLYCINFSHDSSFLCASSDKGTVHIFALKDTKLNRRSALARVGKVGPVIGQYVDSQWSLASFTVPAECACICAFGKNTSKNVNSVIAICVDGTFHKYVFTPDGNCNREAFDVYLDICDDDDF
- the LOC108895887 gene encoding L antigen family member 3-like encodes the protein MAASDGEKNHETGKLHFSLDVPFPSSREAVIALRSLSPDREPRKGGISKQLTVSGSTLSVRWSADEARILRVSVNSFLDHLSLVLETMEMFGPPVSQ